A window of the Lactuca sativa cultivar Salinas chromosome 7, Lsat_Salinas_v11, whole genome shotgun sequence genome harbors these coding sequences:
- the LOC111884235 gene encoding uncharacterized protein LOC111884235, with the protein MAASTSTTSSSSDLSSSSDRDRRSRRRKDKNLDKHKKNSLKISKKSRPHTKRRRRRSPSSSSSEDYSSSSSEDGPSNRSSKHKDEHRHKKPKDKDKGKARHHHKREKHKVKENQQDGSSSPVQLSKFLGRDKDDGVRRSAVSGKKILLKLDKTKEDKKAENNRNQLLKFLNASYD; encoded by the exons ATGGCTGCCTCAACATCAACCACCTCATCATCCTCCGATCTATCTTCTTCCTCGGATCGGGACCGTCGTTCCCGCCGCCGTAAAGATAAAAACCTCGATAAACACAAAAAGAACTCTCTTAAGATTAGCAAGAAAAGCCGTCCGCATACGAAACGTCGTCGTAGGCGTAGTCCCTCGTCTTCGTCATCCGAGGACTACAG TTCATCTAGCAGTGAAGATGGACCATCCAATCGCTCAAGCAAACATAAAGATGAACATAGACACAAAAAG CCAAAAGATAAAGACAAAGGGAAGGCTAGGCATCACCACAAACGCGAGAAACATAAAGTGAAGGAG AACCAGCAGGATGGTAGTAGCAGCCCTGTTCAACTCTCTAAG TTTCTGGGTCGTGACAAAGATGATGGTGTACGCCGTAGTGCAGTTTCTGGCAAAAAG ATTTTGTTAAAACTGGACAAGACAAAAGAGGATAAGAAGGCAGAAAATAATCGGAACCAGCTGTTGAAATTCTTGAACGCCAGTTATGACTGA